In Streptomyces sp. NBC_00878, a single window of DNA contains:
- a CDS encoding HpcH/HpaI aldolase/citrate lyase family protein, with amino-acid sequence MSRSPLDHGRLRARLAEGELTLGTFVGMASPVAAEVCAAAGADWLLLDLEHGAGGEEQVRETVPVAAAYGVPTVVRVESAARIRIGRVLDLGVAGIMLPRLDTAAEVREALRHLRYPPAGDRGVATYNRACRFGLDSAALDREGEILGVVQIESASALAEVEAIAALDGVDVLFVGPRDLSHDLGVPGDFAAPVYREALERVRKAAAAHGKACGLLVPDGPAAVAKRAEGWTFIAIGSDSTLLAAALSAALGEARPEPRDHQETHS; translated from the coding sequence ATGAGCCGCTCACCGCTCGACCACGGCCGACTGCGCGCCCGACTCGCCGAGGGGGAGCTCACTTTGGGCACCTTCGTGGGGATGGCCTCCCCGGTCGCGGCCGAGGTGTGCGCCGCCGCGGGCGCCGACTGGCTGCTCCTCGACCTCGAACACGGCGCCGGGGGAGAGGAACAGGTCCGCGAGACCGTCCCGGTGGCCGCCGCCTACGGAGTCCCGACCGTCGTACGCGTCGAGTCCGCGGCCCGGATCCGCATCGGCCGCGTCCTCGACCTGGGCGTCGCCGGGATCATGCTGCCGCGCCTCGACACGGCGGCCGAAGTCCGGGAAGCGCTACGGCACCTGCGTTACCCGCCCGCGGGGGATCGGGGCGTGGCCACGTACAACCGGGCCTGTCGCTTCGGACTCGACTCCGCCGCTCTGGACCGTGAGGGCGAGATCCTCGGCGTGGTCCAGATCGAGTCGGCGAGCGCCCTGGCGGAGGTCGAGGCGATCGCCGCCCTGGACGGCGTCGACGTGCTGTTCGTCGGCCCCCGCGACCTCAGCCACGACCTCGGCGTGCCGGGGGACTTCGCGGCCCCGGTCTACCGCGAGGCCCTGGAACGCGTACGCAAGGCCGCCGCCGCACATGGCAAGGCGTGCGGCCTCCTCGTACCCGACGGCCCGGCGGCCGTCGCCAAACGCGCCGAGGGCTGGACGTTCATCGCCATCGGATCAGACTCGACCCTGCTCGCAGCCGCCCTGTCCGCCGCGCTCGGCGAGGCCCGGCCGGAGCCCCGGGACCACCAGGAGACACACT
- the iolD gene encoding 3D-(3,5/4)-trihydroxycyclohexane-1,2-dione acylhydrolase (decyclizing), with the protein MTDPTTRRTVRLTVAQALVTYLSRQHSVADGERRRLIPAALGIFGHGNVAGLGQALDQLSDELPFVQGRNEQALVHIATAYAKASTRHATLAVTASIGPGALNMVTGAGLATVNRLPVLLLPGDTYATRHQGPVLQQLQHPIEADTSVNDAFRPVSRFFDRITRPEQLLTSLPAAMRALTDVDTGAVVVSLPQDIQSHAYDYPVEFFAERDWPIRRPAVDADEVAAVARLLAEAEKPLIIAGGGVVYSGATEELEALADAAGIPVAETFGGKGAVQRRAWWQLGGIGLEGTPAVNTLAREADFVLTVGSRLTDFSTASHSIFENPDVRFASVNVNVHDAGRLGATAIVADAKRALAALAEAVRANGTTTSAAWQEKTRALHEAWWARRAAALDPDTPFDLAAEPDDSDVAGDTDAVLTQGQLIGLLQEQAQAGDTIIAAAGGPPGDLQKVWDATEGRFAHLEFGFSCMGYELPAAIGVRFANPDPAKRVLSLLGDGTFLMAPTELVTAAQEKLPLTIVIPENHGYQVIHRLQMLRNGREFGNEFRYREGGLHLAEAGGDTKPARLEGDYLKVDLVQTATGLGARAIRATTADEVRAALAETRDHAGPVVLVVPVIPHADLPGAGVWWDVAPAEVSDQESVAQLRSEYEEGLTSQRWYG; encoded by the coding sequence ATGACTGACCCGACGACCCGGCGCACCGTGCGCCTCACCGTGGCCCAGGCACTCGTCACCTACCTCTCCCGCCAGCACTCCGTGGCCGACGGCGAGCGACGCCGCCTGATCCCCGCCGCCCTGGGCATCTTCGGTCACGGCAACGTGGCCGGCCTCGGTCAGGCGCTGGACCAGCTCAGCGACGAACTCCCCTTCGTCCAGGGCCGCAACGAGCAGGCCCTCGTCCACATCGCGACGGCCTACGCCAAGGCGTCCACCCGGCATGCCACCCTGGCGGTCACCGCCTCCATCGGCCCGGGCGCCCTCAACATGGTCACCGGCGCCGGACTCGCGACCGTCAACCGGCTGCCCGTCCTGCTGCTGCCCGGCGACACCTACGCGACCCGCCACCAGGGGCCCGTACTCCAGCAGCTGCAGCACCCCATCGAGGCCGACACCTCCGTCAACGACGCCTTCCGGCCCGTCTCCCGGTTCTTCGACCGCATCACCCGGCCCGAGCAGCTGCTCACCTCGCTGCCCGCGGCGATGCGCGCCCTCACCGACGTGGACACCGGCGCGGTCGTCGTCTCCCTCCCGCAGGACATCCAGTCCCACGCGTACGACTACCCGGTGGAGTTCTTCGCCGAGCGCGACTGGCCGATCCGGCGGCCCGCAGTGGACGCCGACGAGGTCGCCGCGGTCGCGCGCCTGCTCGCCGAGGCGGAGAAGCCACTGATCATCGCCGGTGGCGGTGTCGTGTACTCCGGTGCCACCGAGGAGCTGGAGGCGCTGGCCGACGCGGCGGGGATCCCCGTGGCCGAGACGTTCGGCGGCAAGGGAGCGGTCCAGCGCCGCGCCTGGTGGCAGCTGGGCGGCATCGGTCTGGAAGGCACCCCGGCCGTCAACACCCTCGCCAGGGAAGCCGACTTCGTGCTGACCGTGGGCTCGCGGCTGACGGACTTCTCCACCGCCTCGCACTCGATCTTCGAGAACCCGGACGTACGGTTCGCCTCCGTCAACGTCAACGTGCACGACGCGGGCCGCCTCGGCGCCACCGCGATCGTCGCCGACGCCAAGCGGGCGCTCGCCGCGCTCGCGGAGGCGGTCCGGGCCAACGGCACCACCACCTCCGCGGCCTGGCAGGAGAAGACACGCGCGCTGCACGAGGCGTGGTGGGCCCGGCGTGCCGCGGCCCTCGACCCGGACACACCCTTCGACCTCGCGGCCGAACCGGACGACTCGGACGTCGCAGGCGACACCGACGCGGTGCTCACCCAGGGCCAGTTGATCGGCCTGCTCCAGGAGCAGGCACAGGCCGGCGACACGATCATCGCCGCCGCCGGTGGTCCGCCCGGCGACCTGCAGAAGGTGTGGGACGCCACCGAAGGCCGCTTCGCCCACCTGGAGTTCGGCTTCTCCTGCATGGGCTACGAACTGCCCGCCGCGATCGGCGTACGGTTCGCGAACCCCGACCCGGCCAAGCGCGTGCTGTCCCTGCTGGGCGACGGCACCTTCCTCATGGCGCCGACCGAACTGGTCACCGCGGCCCAGGAGAAGCTCCCGCTCACCATCGTGATCCCGGAGAACCACGGGTACCAGGTGATCCACCGCCTCCAAATGCTGCGCAACGGGCGGGAGTTCGGCAACGAGTTCCGCTACCGGGAGGGCGGCCTCCACCTGGCGGAGGCCGGCGGCGACACCAAGCCGGCCCGCCTGGAGGGCGACTACCTCAAGGTCGACCTCGTCCAGACCGCGACGGGACTCGGCGCCCGCGCCATCCGCGCCACCACCGCCGACGAGGTACGCGCCGCACTCGCCGAGACCCGCGATCACGCGGGCCCCGTCGTCCTCGTCGTACCCGTCATCCCGCACGCGGACCTGCCCGGCGCGGGCGTGTGGTGGGACGTGGCGCCCGCCGAGGTGTCCGACCAGGAGTCGGTCGCCCAGCTGCGCAGCGAGTACGAAGAGGGCCTGACGTCCCAGAGGTGGTACGGATGA
- a CDS encoding aldehyde dehydrogenase family protein: MEPTELLIGSRWQASTGSGRTREVKSPFDGSPVGTVALAGPEDVETALAAAERGAAVWRRTPAHERMTILLRAAELADERAGKIAQTISAESGKTITEATGEASRSGDLIRLAAFEGTQLYGETLPLDANRGTGFDKVGFTLRQPCGVVVAITPFNYPALLVLHKLAPALAAGNAVVLKPATSTPLTALELASCFVDAGLPEGVLSVLVGSGGVLGDLLVTDPRVRKISFTGSTTTGEHIARVAGVKKLSLELGASCPVVILPDADLELAASAVALGGYVNAGQVCISVQRVITHPSVTSDFLDALVPKVEAIQTGDPSSTETTMGTLITTAEAERVERAIAQAATDGARILTGGERDGAVVSPAVVADVHPDSAFSQQELFGPAVAVSSAADWESAIAQANGTAYGLGAGVFTSDVAGAIRAVREIDAGSVHINWTPLWRADLMPYGGLKGSGYGKEGPRAAVSEMTEVKTIVLHGRPW, translated from the coding sequence ATGGAGCCGACGGAACTGCTCATCGGAAGCCGGTGGCAAGCGTCGACAGGGTCGGGACGGACCCGGGAAGTGAAATCGCCCTTCGACGGTTCGCCCGTCGGTACCGTGGCACTCGCGGGCCCCGAGGACGTCGAGACGGCCCTGGCCGCGGCCGAACGAGGAGCCGCGGTGTGGCGGCGCACACCCGCCCACGAGCGGATGACCATCCTGCTGCGGGCCGCCGAACTGGCCGACGAGCGAGCCGGCAAGATCGCGCAGACCATCAGCGCGGAGTCGGGCAAGACCATCACCGAGGCCACCGGCGAGGCATCGCGCTCCGGCGACCTGATCCGGCTCGCGGCCTTCGAGGGGACCCAGCTCTACGGCGAGACGCTGCCGCTGGACGCGAACCGCGGCACCGGCTTCGACAAGGTCGGCTTCACCCTGCGCCAGCCCTGCGGTGTCGTGGTGGCGATCACGCCCTTCAACTACCCCGCCCTGCTCGTCCTGCACAAACTGGCACCGGCGCTAGCGGCAGGCAACGCCGTCGTCCTCAAGCCGGCCACCTCGACCCCGCTGACCGCGCTGGAACTCGCCTCCTGCTTCGTCGACGCAGGGCTTCCCGAGGGCGTGCTCTCGGTGCTCGTCGGCTCCGGCGGGGTGCTCGGGGACCTGCTCGTCACGGACCCCCGGGTGCGGAAGATCTCCTTCACGGGTTCCACCACCACCGGCGAGCACATCGCGCGGGTCGCCGGGGTGAAGAAGCTCTCCCTCGAACTGGGCGCCTCCTGCCCCGTCGTGATCCTGCCGGACGCCGATCTCGAACTCGCCGCGAGCGCGGTCGCGCTGGGCGGCTATGTGAACGCCGGGCAGGTGTGCATCTCCGTCCAGCGGGTCATCACCCACCCCTCGGTGACCTCCGACTTCCTCGACGCGCTCGTCCCCAAGGTCGAGGCCATCCAGACCGGCGACCCGTCGTCCACCGAGACGACGATGGGCACGCTGATCACGACCGCCGAGGCGGAGCGCGTGGAGCGGGCCATCGCCCAGGCCGCCACCGACGGCGCCCGGATCCTGACCGGCGGCGAGCGCGACGGAGCCGTCGTGAGCCCCGCCGTCGTGGCCGACGTCCACCCCGACTCCGCCTTCAGCCAGCAGGAGCTGTTCGGACCCGCCGTCGCCGTCAGCTCGGCCGCGGACTGGGAGTCCGCGATCGCCCAGGCCAACGGCACTGCGTACGGCCTTGGGGCGGGCGTGTTCACCTCCGACGTGGCCGGCGCGATCCGGGCCGTACGGGAGATCGACGCGGGCTCGGTGCACATCAACTGGACGCCGCTGTGGCGCGCCGACCTGATGCCGTACGGCGGCCTCAAGGGCAGTGGCTACGGCAAGGAGGGCCCCCGCGCGGCGGTCAGCGAGATGACCGAGGTGAAGACCATCGTGCTGCACGGCCGTCCCTGGTGA
- a CDS encoding 2-hydroxy-3-oxopropionate reductase: MSADQSLTIAFLGLGIMGAPMAANLVRAGHTVVGYNRSRPPVDRLVEAGGRGADSVAAAVADADVVITMLPADPQVTEVVLGEGGVLAHARPGTLLIDMSSVGPRTAVAIAEAGRAKGVRVLDAPVSGGEAGAVDAVLSIMAGGDADDFAAAEPLFRALGTTVVHVGPHGAGQTVKAANQLIVAVNIQALAEAVVFLEKAGADLPAALEVLGGGLAGSTVLTRKKDAMLNRDFKPGFRIDLHHKDMGIVTEAARANGAVLPLGSLAAQLMASARASGDGALDHSALLRGVERLSGRATD, from the coding sequence ATGTCAGCCGATCAGTCCCTCACCATCGCCTTTCTCGGTCTCGGCATCATGGGCGCGCCCATGGCCGCCAATCTCGTACGGGCCGGTCATACGGTCGTCGGGTACAACCGGAGCCGTCCGCCGGTGGACCGTCTCGTCGAGGCGGGCGGCCGGGGTGCGGACAGCGTCGCGGCCGCGGTCGCCGACGCGGATGTCGTCATCACGATGCTTCCCGCGGACCCGCAGGTGACCGAGGTGGTCCTCGGCGAAGGCGGTGTCCTGGCGCACGCCCGCCCCGGCACCCTTCTCATCGACATGAGCAGTGTCGGCCCGCGGACGGCTGTCGCGATCGCCGAGGCGGGCCGGGCCAAGGGCGTGCGCGTCCTGGACGCGCCGGTGTCGGGCGGCGAGGCGGGCGCCGTGGACGCCGTGCTGTCCATCATGGCCGGGGGCGACGCGGACGACTTCGCCGCCGCGGAGCCGCTCTTCCGTGCCCTCGGCACCACGGTCGTCCACGTCGGTCCGCACGGCGCGGGCCAGACCGTCAAGGCGGCCAACCAGCTCATCGTCGCGGTCAACATCCAGGCGCTGGCCGAAGCGGTCGTCTTCCTGGAGAAGGCGGGCGCCGACCTGCCCGCCGCCCTGGAGGTCCTCGGCGGCGGACTGGCCGGTTCCACCGTCCTCACCCGTAAGAAGGACGCCATGCTGAACCGGGACTTCAAGCCCGGCTTCCGTATCGACCTGCATCACAAGGACATGGGCATCGTCACCGAAGCGGCGCGCGCCAACGGCGCCGTCCTGCCCCTCGGCTCGCTCGCCGCCCAGCTCATGGCCTCCGCGCGCGCCAGCGGCGACGGCGCACTGGACCACTCGGCCCTGCTGCGTGGCGTCGAGCGCCTCTCGGGCCGGGCCACGGACTGA
- a CDS encoding LLM class flavin-dependent oxidoreductase, producing the protein MPNEQDHGTRQDPGSHAHQDSGSRARRDPGSHLRQDPGPRAAATRFSVLDRSRTREGHEAPEALRDTVRLARELEGLGYHRIWVSEHHGVPGVAGSAPTVLAAAVAAATRTIRVGTGGVMLPNHQPLVVAEQFGVLESLFPGRVDMGLGRSVGFTDGVRKALGRGKDVADDFAAQLDELLGWFRGTSPTGVHARPAEGLTVPPFVLAMGEGATIAARAGLPMVIGDLRNREKMRRGIDHYRETFRPSAWAREPYVVVSGTVAVAETPEEARRLLVPEAWSMAYSRTHGTFPPLPPAERVEALAMTEKERGLYESGLSGHLAGTEEQVAHELETVLKETAADEVLVTTSTYDRDGLLDSYRRLAGVAGLSAA; encoded by the coding sequence ATGCCGAACGAGCAGGATCACGGAACCCGACAGGACCCGGGCTCACATGCCCACCAGGACTCAGGCTCTCGTGCCCGCCGAGACCCGGGCTCTCATCTCCGCCAGGACCCGGGCCCTCGTGCGGCGGCGACCCGGTTCTCCGTCCTCGACCGCTCGCGCACCCGGGAGGGGCACGAGGCCCCCGAGGCGCTGCGCGACACCGTCCGGCTGGCGCGGGAGCTGGAGGGGCTCGGCTACCACCGGATCTGGGTCTCGGAGCACCACGGCGTGCCGGGAGTGGCCGGTTCCGCGCCGACCGTGCTGGCCGCCGCGGTCGCCGCCGCGACGCGCACGATCCGGGTGGGCACGGGCGGGGTGATGCTGCCCAACCACCAACCCCTGGTGGTGGCTGAGCAGTTCGGTGTGCTGGAGTCCCTGTTCCCCGGGCGCGTCGACATGGGCCTGGGCCGTTCGGTCGGGTTCACGGACGGCGTACGGAAGGCGCTGGGCCGGGGCAAGGACGTCGCCGACGACTTCGCGGCGCAGCTCGACGAGCTGCTCGGCTGGTTCCGCGGGACGTCCCCGACCGGCGTGCACGCACGCCCCGCCGAGGGCCTGACCGTGCCGCCGTTCGTGCTGGCCATGGGCGAGGGCGCGACGATCGCCGCCCGGGCCGGTCTCCCCATGGTGATCGGCGACCTCAGGAACCGCGAGAAGATGCGCCGCGGCATCGACCACTACCGCGAGACGTTCCGGCCGTCCGCCTGGGCGCGGGAGCCGTACGTGGTCGTCTCCGGCACGGTCGCGGTCGCGGAGACTCCGGAGGAGGCCCGGCGCCTGCTGGTCCCGGAGGCCTGGTCGATGGCGTACTCGCGCACGCACGGCACGTTTCCGCCGCTGCCGCCCGCCGAGCGCGTCGAGGCACTGGCGATGACGGAGAAGGAGCGCGGCCTCTACGAATCCGGCCTCTCCGGCCACCTCGCCGGCACCGAGGAGCAGGTCGCCCACGAGCTGGAGACGGTACTCAAGGAAACCGCGGCGGACGAGGTCCTGGTCACGACCAGCACGTACGACCGGGACGGACTCCTGGACTCGTACCGACGGCTGGCCGGGGTCGCGGGACTGTCGGCGGCCTAA
- a CDS encoding 1-acyl-sn-glycerol-3-phosphate acyltransferase produces MSAWLPSAPCTPRVCVESVGSLSAVPRALLRLASLLVVLLVGIVLIPVVGLLSGGPRDRLTRAWCRTIVRVAGVRLRITGAAPPGGGLLLVANHISWMDIPLLAAVRPGRMLAKAEIRKWPVAGVLTAISGALFIDRDRLRALPGTVARIADGLRNGSAVVVFPEGSTWCGRAQGRFRRAVFQAALDAAVPVQPVHLHYRFDGGAATTVPAFVGSDSLLTSVWRVVSARGLVAEVRVQPVLPPGTAPDRRALALAAETTMAGTATAATAGARRAATHRMCVNSQASAHL; encoded by the coding sequence GTGAGCGCGTGGCTGCCCAGTGCCCCGTGCACCCCGCGGGTCTGCGTGGAGTCCGTCGGGTCGCTGTCCGCCGTACCGCGCGCCCTGCTGCGGCTGGCCTCGCTCCTGGTCGTGCTCCTCGTCGGGATCGTGCTGATCCCGGTCGTCGGGCTGCTCTCCGGCGGGCCGCGCGACCGGCTCACCAGGGCGTGGTGCCGCACGATCGTGCGCGTCGCGGGCGTACGGCTGCGGATCACCGGAGCGGCCCCGCCCGGCGGCGGCCTGCTCCTCGTCGCCAACCACATCTCCTGGATGGACATCCCGCTGCTCGCGGCCGTCCGGCCCGGCCGGATGCTCGCCAAGGCGGAGATCAGGAAGTGGCCCGTGGCGGGGGTGCTGACCGCGATCAGCGGCGCGCTGTTCATCGACCGTGACCGGCTGCGCGCGCTGCCGGGGACGGTCGCACGGATCGCGGACGGCCTGCGCAACGGTTCGGCGGTCGTGGTCTTCCCGGAAGGCAGCACCTGGTGCGGCCGAGCCCAGGGCCGGTTCCGCAGGGCCGTCTTCCAGGCCGCCCTGGACGCGGCCGTACCCGTCCAGCCGGTGCACCTGCACTACCGGTTCGACGGGGGAGCGGCGACCACCGTGCCCGCGTTCGTCGGGAGCGACTCGCTGCTCACGTCGGTGTGGCGGGTCGTGTCGGCCCGCGGCCTCGTGGCCGAGGTACGCGTACAGCCGGTGCTCCCGCCGGGCACCGCCCCCGACCGCCGAGCGCTCGCCCTCGCCGCCGAGACGACCATGGCCGGGACCGCGACCGCCGCGACAGCCGGGGCTCGAAGGGCTGCAACCCACCGAATGTGTGTGAACTCGCAAGCGTCCGCACATCTCTGA
- a CDS encoding GNAT family N-acetyltransferase — translation MTGVSTLDSPPLSTAPIRYTVTLARDEADVRAAQRLRHDVFAGEMGALLSSPQPGFDIDSFDAYCDHLLVRDTTTGQVVGTYRLLPPERAAVAGRLYSQGEFDLGPLDAIRPGLVEVGRSCVHPDHRDGAVIGLIWAGIARYMVEGGHEWLAGCCSIPLADGGALAAGTWDRVRDKYLAPEEYRVRPLLPWSAEGITRPARTELPPLLRGYLRLGAWVCAEPAHDADFGVADMYVLLSMRRVNPRYLRHFLSLVPA, via the coding sequence ATGACCGGCGTTTCCACGCTCGACAGCCCCCCACTGTCGACGGCCCCCATCCGCTACACCGTCACCCTCGCCCGCGACGAGGCAGACGTCCGCGCCGCACAGCGGCTGCGTCACGACGTCTTCGCCGGAGAGATGGGCGCCCTGCTCTCCTCCCCGCAGCCGGGCTTCGACATCGACTCGTTCGACGCGTACTGCGACCACCTGCTCGTCCGCGACACCACGACCGGGCAGGTGGTCGGCACCTACCGGCTGCTGCCGCCCGAGCGGGCCGCGGTCGCCGGACGGCTCTACTCGCAGGGCGAGTTCGACCTCGGACCGCTGGACGCGATCCGCCCCGGGCTCGTCGAGGTCGGCCGCTCCTGCGTCCACCCCGACCACCGCGACGGCGCGGTCATCGGTCTGATCTGGGCCGGAATCGCCCGCTACATGGTCGAGGGCGGCCACGAGTGGCTGGCGGGCTGCTGCTCCATCCCGCTCGCCGACGGCGGCGCGCTCGCCGCGGGCACCTGGGACCGAGTACGGGACAAGTACCTGGCGCCCGAGGAGTACCGCGTACGGCCGCTGCTGCCGTGGAGCGCCGAGGGCATCACCCGCCCCGCCCGCACCGAACTGCCCCCGCTGCTGCGCGGCTACCTCCGCCTCGGCGCCTGGGTCTGCGCGGAACCGGCCCACGACGCCGACTTCGGCGTGGCCGACATGTACGTGCTGCTGTCGATGCGCCGGGTCAACCCGCGCTATCTGCGGCACTTCCTGTCGCTCGTGCCGGCATGA
- a CDS encoding succinate dehydrogenase/fumarate reductase iron-sulfur subunit, translated as MKLTLRVWRQRNADADGAMSTYEVDDISADMSFLEMLDTLNEALILKGEDPVAFDHDCREGICGACSLVINGDAHGPERTTSCQLHMRSFEDGDTIDIEPWRAAAFPVVKDLVVDRSAFDRIIQAGGYVTAPTGAAPEAHATPVPKPDADFAFEHAECIGCGACVAACPNGAAMLFTSAKINHLNVLPQGAPERETRVLDMVARMDEEGFGGCTLTGECATACPKGIPLVSITGMNKEWLRATRKSGGR; from the coding sequence ATGAAGCTCACCCTGCGCGTCTGGCGGCAGCGGAACGCCGACGCCGACGGAGCGATGTCCACGTACGAAGTGGACGACATCTCGGCCGACATGTCCTTCCTGGAGATGCTGGACACCCTCAACGAGGCGCTCATCCTCAAGGGCGAGGACCCGGTCGCCTTCGACCACGACTGCCGCGAGGGCATCTGCGGCGCGTGCTCGCTCGTCATCAACGGCGACGCGCACGGGCCGGAGCGCACGACTTCCTGCCAGCTGCACATGCGGTCCTTCGAGGACGGCGACACGATCGACATCGAACCGTGGCGGGCCGCCGCCTTCCCGGTCGTCAAGGACCTGGTCGTCGACCGGTCGGCCTTCGACCGGATCATCCAGGCCGGCGGCTACGTCACCGCGCCGACCGGAGCCGCGCCCGAGGCCCACGCGACGCCCGTGCCGAAACCGGACGCCGACTTCGCCTTCGAGCACGCCGAATGCATCGGCTGCGGGGCGTGCGTGGCGGCCTGCCCGAACGGCGCCGCGATGCTCTTCACCTCGGCGAAGATCAACCACCTCAACGTCCTGCCGCAGGGCGCGCCCGAGCGGGAGACGAGGGTGCTCGACATGGTGGCGCGGATGGACGAGGAGGGCTTCGGCGGCTGCACGCTCACCGGCGAGTGCGCCACCGCCTGCCCCAAGGGAATCCCGCTGGTTTCCATCACCGGCATGAACAAGGAGTGGCTGCGCGCGACCCGTAAGTCGGGCGGGCGTTAG
- a CDS encoding fumarate reductase/succinate dehydrogenase flavoprotein subunit has product MTAEFAAYTTGEPVVDTKAPEGPVSERWDTRRFEAKLVNPANRRKHTVIVVGTGLAGGSAGATLAEQGYHVVQFCYQDSPRRAHSIAAQGGINAAKNYRNDGDSVHRLFYDTVKGGDFRARESNVHRLAQISVEIIDQCVAQGVPFAREYGGLLDTRSFGGVQVSRTFYARGQTGQQLLLGAYQALSRQIAAGNIEMHPRTEMLDLVVVDGRARGIVARDLITGKIDTYYADAVVLASGGYGNVFYLSTNAMNSNATAIWRAHRRGAYFANPCFTQIHPTCIPRTGEHQSKLTLMSESLRNDGRIWVPKAKGDHRPANEIPEDERDYYLERIYPSFGNLVPRDIASRAAKNVCDEGRGVGPGGQGVYLDFADAIRRMGRGAVEEKYGNLFDMYARITAEDPYTVPMRIYPAVHYTMGGLWVDYDLQTTVPGLFAIGEANFSDHGANRLGASALMQGLADGYFVLPSTINDYLARNPHHEDVTDEHPVVQELLADTEDRLRLLLAVDGDRTPDSFHRELGELMWEFCGMARTDSGLRKALERIPQIRDEFWRRIKVPGTGEEFNQSLEKANRIVDYLELAELMCLDALHRDESCGGHFREESQTPDGEAARRDEDFSYAAAWEFTVTGEAPVLHKEDLVFEYVHPTQRSYA; this is encoded by the coding sequence ATGACCGCTGAATTCGCCGCGTACACGACCGGAGAGCCGGTCGTCGACACCAAGGCCCCGGAGGGACCGGTCAGCGAGCGCTGGGACACCCGCCGCTTCGAGGCCAAACTGGTCAACCCCGCCAACCGGCGCAAGCACACCGTGATCGTCGTCGGCACGGGCCTCGCGGGCGGCTCCGCCGGCGCCACACTCGCCGAACAGGGCTACCACGTCGTGCAGTTCTGCTACCAGGACTCCCCGCGCCGCGCCCACTCGATCGCCGCGCAGGGCGGCATCAACGCCGCCAAGAACTACCGCAACGACGGCGACTCGGTCCACCGGCTGTTCTACGACACCGTCAAGGGCGGCGACTTCAGGGCACGCGAGTCGAACGTCCACCGGCTCGCCCAGATCTCCGTCGAGATCATCGACCAGTGCGTCGCGCAGGGCGTGCCCTTCGCCCGCGAGTACGGCGGCCTCCTCGACACCCGCTCCTTCGGCGGCGTCCAGGTGTCCCGCACCTTCTACGCCCGCGGCCAGACGGGCCAGCAGCTCCTGCTGGGCGCGTACCAGGCGCTGTCCCGCCAGATCGCCGCCGGGAACATCGAGATGCACCCGCGCACCGAGATGCTCGACCTGGTCGTGGTCGACGGACGGGCGCGCGGCATCGTCGCCCGCGATCTGATCACCGGGAAGATCGACACGTACTACGCCGACGCCGTCGTCCTCGCCTCCGGCGGCTACGGCAACGTCTTCTACCTGTCGACGAACGCCATGAACTCCAACGCCACCGCGATCTGGCGGGCCCACCGGCGCGGCGCCTACTTCGCCAACCCGTGCTTCACGCAGATCCACCCCACCTGCATTCCGCGCACCGGAGAGCACCAGTCCAAGCTCACGCTGATGAGCGAGTCGCTGCGCAACGACGGCCGGATCTGGGTCCCGAAGGCGAAGGGCGACCACCGCCCCGCGAACGAGATCCCCGAGGACGAGCGCGACTACTACCTGGAGCGCATCTACCCCTCCTTCGGCAACCTCGTGCCCCGCGACATCGCCTCCCGCGCCGCGAAGAACGTCTGCGACGAGGGCAGGGGAGTGGGCCCCGGCGGCCAGGGCGTCTACCTCGACTTCGCCGACGCCATCCGGCGCATGGGCCGGGGGGCCGTCGAGGAGAAGTACGGCAACCTCTTCGACATGTACGCGCGGATCACCGCCGAGGACCCGTACACGGTCCCCATGCGGATCTATCCCGCCGTGCACTACACGATGGGCGGCCTCTGGGTCGACTACGACCTCCAGACCACCGTCCCGGGTCTGTTCGCGATCGGCGAGGCCAACTTCTCGGACCACGGGGCGAACCGGCTCGGCGCGTCCGCTCTGATGCAGGGCCTCGCCGACGGCTACTTCGTCCTTCCGTCGACGATCAACGACTACCTCGCCCGCAACCCGCACCACGAGGACGTCACCGACGAACACCCCGTCGTCCAGGAGCTGTTGGCCGACACCGAGGACCGCCTGCGGCTGCTCCTCGCCGTCGACGGCGACCGCACCCCCGACTCCTTCCACCGCGAACTCGGCGAACTGATGTGGGAGTTCTGCGGAATGGCCCGTACGGACTCGGGGCTGCGCAAGGCCCTGGAGCGCATCCCGCAGATCCGCGACGAGTTCTGGCGGCGCATCAAGGTCCCGGGCACCGGCGAGGAGTTCAACCAGTCGCTGGAGAAGGCCAACCGCATCGTCGACTACCTGGAACTCGCCGAGCTGATGTGCCTCGACGCGCTGCACCGCGACGAGTCCTGCGGCGGCCACTTCCGCGAGGAGTCCCAGACCCCGGACGGCGAGGCGGCCCGCAGGGACGAGGACTTCTCGTACGCGGCCGCCTGGGAGTTCACCGTGACCGGCGAAGCCCCCGTCCTGCACAAGGAAGACCTCGTCTTCGAGTACGTCCACCCCACCCAGCGGAGCTACGCATGA